Proteins encoded in a region of the Cotesia glomerata isolate CgM1 unplaced genomic scaffold, MPM_Cglom_v2.3 scaffold_712, whole genome shotgun sequence genome:
- the LOC123274763 gene encoding uncharacterized protein LOC123274763, whose amino-acid sequence MGYLTEYLAYKFDISTGFVSKICTTWIYFLYNEFTTQLKPLMFSSRKTIAETLPKTFRSIKNIRVIVDCAEFFCQSPSNFEHQGNLYSSYKAHTTFKVLIGCTPNGYISFISDAFEGSISDPEIFKRSKIADLLQPGDVVLADRGFTVHDVVEAKQAHLNIPPFLNGRDRLTAQEEILTKKIAKQRIYVEHVIGRIKKFRLLSSVLPLNMRTIMSQIIFVCACLVNFQTPIVFDE is encoded by the coding sequence ATGGGATATTTAACAGAATATTTAGCTTACAAGTTCGATATTTCTACGGGGtttgtttcaaaaatatgtacaacttggatttattttttgtacaatGAATTTACCACTCAATTGAAGCCATTAATGTTTTCATCTAGGAAAACAATCGCCGAAACATTGCCTAAAACATTTCGGTCTATAAAAAACATAAGAGTTATTGTAGATTGcgctgaatttttttgtcaatcaCCGTCAAACTTTGAACACCAAggtaatttatattcaagttaTAAAGCTCATACCACATTTAAAGTGTTGATCGGATGTACTCCAAATGGATATATTAGTTTTATATCTGATGCATTTGAGGGTTCAATATCGGATccagaaatatttaaaagatcAAAAATAGCAGACTTATTGCAACCTGGAGATGTAGTACTAGCAGATCGAGGTTTTACGGTTCATGATGTAGTTGAAGCTAAGCAAGCACATTTGAATATTCCTCCATTTTTGAATGGAAGAGACCGTTTAACTGCTCAAGAGGAGATTTTGACGAAGAAAATAGCAAAACAACGAATATATGTTGAACATGTTATTgggcgcataaaaaaattcagacttCTTTCCTCAGTTTTACCTTTAAATATGCGTACTATCATGTCACAAATTATATTTGTCTGTGCATGCTTGGTCAACTTTCAAACACCTATAGTTTTCGACGAATGA